Proteins encoded together in one Tripterygium wilfordii isolate XIE 37 chromosome 14, ASM1340144v1, whole genome shotgun sequence window:
- the LOC120014207 gene encoding glycine-rich protein 5-like — MARFHVVLLCALIGTMLVHASSRKVPSASHDAAHHDQKLEHASAPIEKQVFEHANAVSPASGSVGVGEKKNFIYGGVGGFAGVGGYAGVAGLPVLGGGIGKFGGIGGAAGIGSLGGLGGLGGGAGGLGGLGGGAGGIGGAGGGLGGAGGVACFGFGAFHVPGIWVSDPYGLTGKVQSVNPAWGVEGFDPFAPGGIASHHIAAGTLGILAGLFHLSAFRGVLYPYERSFHKSIFKKIKKYISHCPMLVTA, encoded by the exons atggCAAGGTTTCATGTGGTGTTGTTGTGTGCACTAATTGGTACAATGCTAGTGCATGCAAGTTCACGCAAAGTACCTTCTGCTAGTCATGATGCTGCTCACCATGACCAAAAACTTGAGCATGCAAGTGCACCAATTGAAAAGCAAGTATTTGAGCATGCTAATGCAGTGTCACCAGCTAGTGGTTCTGTGGGTGTGGGGGAGAAGAAGAACTTTATATATGGTGGTGTGGGTGGGTTTGCGGGTGTGGGTGGGTATGCGGGTGTGGCCGGGTTGCCAGTGTTGGGTGGTGGTATTGGAAAATTTGGTGGAATTGGTGGGGCGGCAGGAATAGGTAGTCTTGGTGGTCTAGGAGGTTTAGGTGGTGGAGCTGGTGGTCTTGGTGGACTTGGCGGTGGAGCTGGTGGTATTGGGGGTGCAGGTGGTGGGCTTGGTGGTGCAGGAG GAGTGGCTTGCTTTGGGTTTGGCGCATTCCATGTACCCGGAATCTGGGTGTCCGATCCTTATGGACTAACCGGAAAGGTCCAATCTGTAAATCCAGCGTGGGGTGTGGAAGGTTTTGATCCTTTTGCTCCGGGAGGAATAGCCTCTCATCATATTGCAGCAGGGACATTGGGCATATTAGCGGGACTATTTCATCTTAGT GCTTTTCGTGGTGTTCTATACCCATACGAGAGAAGTTTTCATAAATCAATttttaagaaaatcaaaaaatacaTTAGTCATTGTCCAATGTTAGTAACCGCGTGA